The Deltaproteobacteria bacterium genome includes the window AACCGGCCTATCGTAACGCATGTTGAAGCCAAAGCCTCCAAGAGGAATTGCGGCTGAGTGTAGTTACAAGCCTCGTCCTTCAGGGCGAGGTCGTTGACTATGAAAGGATATATCCCCATGCCAAATCTTGGAAAAAATTGACGCACGGTCTTTGGATGAGGCCTCAAAATGAAAGGAACTGCCATGCTTTTGACCATAGAAATTCCTCGCCATCTTCCCGATGTCGTCCAATGTACGCCGGAAGAGTTTTCCAGACAGGCTAAAATGGCCATGGCCGTAAAGCTTTATGAAATGGGCAAGATATCTTCGGGCATCGCGGCCCGGATGCTGGGCATGGAACGGGTCCATTTCCTGCTTCAGCTTGGCGAGTATGGGGTGCCCATGATCGACCTGAGTCGGGAAGATCTAGAATCGGACCTGCGCAATGCCTGACGCCCACAGAGAGCTGGTCATCAATACGACGCCGCTCATTGCCTTGGCTGTGGCAACCGGCGGGTTGGATGTCCTGCGTATCTGCTATGACCGTGTCCTTGTGCCCAATGAGGTCGAGCAGGAAATCCTGGCATCTGGTCCGCATGCGCCAGGCGTGGCGGACTTCACGGCAAGCCCTTGGCTCGAACGATCGAGGATGCCGCAAGAGATTTCCTCCTATTTGCGAAACTCCCTTGATCGCGGCGAAGCAGCGGTCATCCAGGCCGCTTTGCACCATGAACTCGCGCTGGTCTGCATCGACGAAAAAATGGGACGACGGGCCGCTCGCTTGCACGGCTTGGTCGTGACCGGTTCCGCCGGTATTCTGGTGAAGGCCAAACGGCTGGGATTTCCTTTGGATATACCGGCATCGATCGCCCGCCTGAAACGCCACGGGATTTGGCTCGGCAAGGACGTTGAACAATTCCTCCTCAGGGAGGGATATTAGCCGTCCACTGCGGCCTTGCACGATTTTGGATCATTCCTCGGACAAAATTGGATGCAGCAGGCTTCACGCATCAGGGCTGCTTTTCAGAAATCAGGTGGCAAAAATCTTCAATGTCGATGTTCGATAATGCCCGGCGATTTTTTTGATGGCCTTTATCCAACATATTTCCTCCGGCAAATGCATTTTTTGTAAATTTGTCGGCGAAAATTCGCAAAAGCCTGTCGAATACCAGTTCCTGATTCCGGAAAACACTATTTCACGTCGGCCAGTAAGTCCCGGTCAGGCTGGGACATAGCCCCGGGCCAAGTCCAGAAACCGATCGGTCTCATCCCGGACCCAGGCCTCGCTTCGGCCCAGTTCGGTTGCCAGCATGGCGGCCACCTCGGAGGCGATGTCCATGGCCGCCCGGGCGTCCAGGAGCAGGGCCCTGGTCCGGCGGGACAGAACGTCCTCTACGGTGCGGGCCATCTCGTGGCGGGCGGCCCAGACAACTTCGGCCCGGATGTAGGGAAGCCTGTCGTGGAGCCTTTCGCCCAGGACCGGGTTGTCCCGGGCCAGGGCCATGATCTTTGGGGCGTCGGTACCGTGGACGTGGAGGTGGTCCGAGCGGTCGACATGCTTCAGCCAGCCGTGAATGCGAAGTTCCTTGGTCCGGCAGGGCCGGTCGTCGAGTCCGGCCACCAGGGCGGCGCTGCGGACGGTCTCCTGGGCCATGCGCCGGTACGTGGTCCACTTGCCCCCGGTGATGGTCACCAGGCCGGATCGGGAGACCATGAGCAGGTGGTCGCGGCTGACCGAGGCCGTGTTGCGCTCTCCGGCCGGGTCCACCAGGGGCCGCAGGCCGGCGAAGACGCTCAAAACATCGGTCCGGGTCGGCTTGCGGGCCAGGTAGAGGGAGGCGCAGTCCAGGATGGAGTCCACTTCCTCCTCCAGTGCCCTGGGTTCCAGTTCAACCTTGGGCATGGGGGTGTCCGTGGTTCCGACGACCACCCGGTCGTGCCAGGGCACGGCAAAGAGGACCCGTCCGTCCTCGACCCTGGGGATCATGATGGCCGTGTCCCCGGGCAGGAAGGACTTGCCCAGGATGAGGTGGACCCCCTGGCTCGGCCGGATGATTTTTGGCTTTCCCGGTTCGTCCATGTCCAGGATCTCGTCGGTGAAGACCCCGGTGGCGTTGACCACGGCCCGGGCGTGGATGCCGTATTCCCGGCCGGTCTCCAGATCCCGGGCGACGACCCCGTCGACCATGTCTGCGGACTTGCGCAGTCCGGTCACCTTGACGTAGTTGAGCACCGTTGCCCCGTGGTCCACCGCAGTCTGGGCCAGGTTCACGGCCAGGCGGGAGTCGTCGAACTGGCCGTCGTGGTAGACCACTCCCCCGCGCAGCCCATCGGCCCGCAGGGTGGGGATCCGTCCCAGGGTTTCCTCCCGGGAGATGTTCCGGGAAGGACCCAGGCCGAGCTTGCCGGCCAGCATGTCGTAGACCTTGAGGCCGACGCCGTAGAATGGCCCGTCCCACCAGTCGTAGACCGGGACGACAAAGGCCTGGTTGCCGACCAGGTGCGGGGCGTTCTGAAGCAGCAGGCCTCGCTCGTGCAAGGCCTCAAGGACCAGGGAGACGTTGCCCTGGCGGAGGTAGCGGACCCCGCCGTGGACCAGCTTGGTGCTTCGGCTGGAGGTGCCCTTGGAAAAGTCGTTCTGCTCCAGAAGCAGGGTCGAGTATCCCCGGGAGGCCGAGTCCACGGCCACACCCAGGCCGGTGGCCCCGCCGCCGATGACGACAAGATCCCAATATCCCTGTTCCCGCTTGAGTGTTTCGATCATGATTTCTCGGTTCACGGCTCTCCTTCCTGACGATGTTCGGGAATCGAATCCGCCCCAGGTCAATCACGGCCGAGTCCGGCGGTCAAGGCGTTTTTTTCCGTTCGAAGAGCCAACGGAGGGCGGGCCGTGCGCATAAGCGGGTACGGTGGGGCTTTTGGGAGGGGGCTCGGTGGGGATCGCCGGGAGGGATTCCGCAGACGGCATGTCCTGGGCCAGGTGGTGGGAGGCCGGGTGCTCCGCGTCCAGTCCCCGGGCATGGTCTGGATCGAGATCGACGGCCAGCCCCTGCTCTCGGCCCTGGAGGGAGAGCCGGTGGTCGGACAGATCATGTTCTTCGAGATCGTCAGCCTCGCGCCCCGCATCGTCCTTCGGCTGGTGGACGGAGGCCGTGGCGGAGTGCTTGGCGATCCGGCCCTGTGCCGGGAGTTCGTCTTTGGGCTTCAGGACCGGCTTCGGGAGCGACTTGGGGGCCGGATGGTCCCGGGCAACGGCGATTGGGAAACCAGACGGCTCAATTTTGTCCGGGTTCTGAGTGAGGATAATGAGGCCCTGGGGGCCTGGCTGGAACTGGCCGAACTGGAAGAGCACGCGGGCCGGATCCTGCTCGGCCGGGGCTGGCTGTTCCGGTTCGCCCCCTGGCTCTCGGGACTGGTGGAGCGGGCCGAGGTTCTTTTCCAGCCGGGCGGGCCGGAAGTCGGACTTCCGAGGTGGACCCTGGCCGGCATGGTTGAAGCGGGCTGGATCAGGTCCACGAACGAGCGGGAGGGGCAGGCCCGGTTTTTTCCGGCAAATGGTCCGCTTCTGCCGGAGCTGATTATGGCCGGGCGCGGCCTGAACACTGTGGTCTGACCCGATGCGCACGACAGATATTTCCCCCGCGGCCGAGCTGCTGCCCTTTGGGCCCCATCTTCCCTGGCTGGCTCCTTTGGCCGGGTATTCGGATCTGCCGTTTCGTCTGCTCTGCCGGGAACTGGGGTGCGCGGCGGCCTGCACGGAGATGGTCAGCGCCAAGGGATTGGTGTATGGAAGTTCGGGGACCTCGTCCTTGACAGCGACATGCCCGGAGGACCGGCCCCTGGTGGTCCAGCTGTTCGGGTCTGAGCCGGAGTTTCTGGCCCGGGCCACAGGGATTTTAAGGGATCAGGGGCACACCTTTTTTGACCTCAATGCCGGGTGCCCGGTGCGCAAGGTGGTCTCATCCGGGAGCGGAGCGGCCCTGATGGCCGATCCGGCCAAGACCGTGGCCCTGGTCCGGGCCATGGTCGCCGAGGCCGGTCCAGGCCGGGTGGGGGTCAAGATCAGGCTCGGGTGGGAGATGAAACGACCGACCTATGTGGAGCTCGGGCCGGCCCTGGAAGAGGCCGGGGCAGCCTGGATCACGCTGCATCCCCGCTACGGCCGCCAAGGGTTTTCCGGCCGGGCCGACTGGGTCTGCGTGGCCCGGCTGGTCGATGTGGTCTCCATTCCGGTCCTGGCCAGCGGGGATCTGTTTACGGCCAAAGACGCCCTGGCCTGCCTGGACCAAAGCCGGGCGACTGGGGTCATGTTCGCCCGGGGGGCCTTGACCGACCCGGCCATTTTCAGGCGGTTCGCCACAGTCATGGAGTGTGGGTCCGAAGACGCCGACATTCCGGGCCCGGCCTGGATGGTCTCCCGGCTGGCTGAACTCAGCCGCCGATTCGGGGGCGAGGAACGGGCCCTTTTGCGGATGCGGACCCTGGCCCCAAGGATGGTCAAGGGCCTGCCCGGGGCCAAGCTCTTTCGCCGGGACTTGACTTCCTGCGACTCCTGGGAAAGCGTGCAGAATATCCTGGAACGAATTGAAGCGGCCAGAGCGGAGGAGATTTCAAGCTATGCCCCATGACACAGCCCGAACGGTGATCCTGGCCAAGACGGCCGGGTTCTGCATGGGCGTGGGCCTGGCCCTGCGCAAGCTGGACAAGGCCGTGGCCGAGTCGACAGGAAGGATATTCACCCACGGGCCCATCATCCACAACCCCCAGGTCCTGGCCCGGTACGAATCCCTCGGGGTTCGCCAGTTGGCCTCGGACATCCAGGCCGGAGCGGGAGACACGGTGGTGGTCCGGGCCCACGGCATCCCCCTGGCCGAGCAGAAGGCCCTGGAGGCCCTGGGGGTTCGGGTGGTGGACGCCACCTGCCCCAAGGTCAAGAAGGCCCAGGTGCTCATTGCCGAGCAGGCCGCCCAGGGCCGGACGCTGCTCCTCTTCGGGGAGCCCGAGCATCCCGAGGTCAAGGGGCTGGTCAGCTATGCGCGCGGGCAGTCAATGATCTTCGACTCCGTGGACGGCCTGCGTGAGGCCCTGGCCGGACGGATTTCCGGGCAATGCTTTTTTCTGGCGGCCCAGACCACCCAGGCCAGGGACATGTTCGGCAGGGTTCGCGAAGTGGTCCTGGACCTGTGCGGGGAGGAGACTCCGATCCTGGACACCATCTGCGACGCGACCAAGGAGCGCCAGGAGGAGGTGGTCGAGATCGCCGCCCAGGTGGAGGCCATGGTCGTGGTCGGAGGAAAAAACAGCGGCAACACGCGTCGTCTGGCGGCCGTGGCCCGGGAAAGCGGCGTGTTCTGCGTCCATGTGGAGACCGCCGGGGAACTGGCCGGGGCCTTGAATCCGGAGTACCGCGTCGTGGGGCTGGCAGCCGGAGCCTCGACTCCGGGAGACATCATCGAGGAAGTACGCCAGGCGCTTCTGGCATCGTGAGGGGCTTCATGCAGCAGACCAATATCCTTCTGGAGACCGGGACCAACGAACTGGAGATCGTCGAGTTCTATCTGGACGAGAAGATGCCGGGTGATGAGACCCCCTATCGAGGCTATTACGGGGTGAACGTGGCCAAGGTTTTGGAGATCATCAACAAGCCCAAGCGGGTGACCGAAATGCCCGAGAGGTCCCACCCCTCGGTTCTGGGGGCCTTTAACCAACGCTCGGCCATCATCCCCCTGGTCGATCTGAGCCTCTGGCTGGGCAAGACCATGCACCCCGGCCCGGCCCCCAAGGTCATCGTCACCGAATTCAACCGGGTGGTGAACGCCTTTCTGGTTTCCGGGGTGACCAGAATTCACAGGATGAGCTGGGAATCGGTGGAGCCTCCGGGGCAATACGTCTCGGCCTTTAGCGCCAACTGCATCACCGGGGTGGTCAAGCTGGAGAACCGGATCCTGTTCCTGCTCGACCTGGAAAAGGTCGTGGCCGAACTCAACCCCCAGCTGGCCCTCAGGCTGGACGATACCTTGGAATGGGGAGGGGGCGATCGCTACACGGCCCTGATCGTCGACGATTCCCAGACGGTTAGAAACATGCTCAAGGACGTCCTTGAAAAGGCCAACTTTCTGGTCCGGACCGCCTCCGACGGAGACGACGCCTGGAAGACCTTGGCGAGCCTGAACGAGCAGGCCCAGAAACAGGGGGTCAGGCTGGACGATCTCGTCCAGATCGTCATCTCGGACATTGAGATGCCCTCGGTGGACGGATTCAGTCTGACCAGAAAAATCAAATCCAGTCCCGAGTTCTCGTTCCTGCCGGTCATCCTCTTCTCCTCCCTGATCACGGACAAGCTTCGACACAAGGGTCTGTCCGTGGGGGCTGACGATCAGATATCCAAGCCTGAGGTTAGTAATCTAGCCATAAAGGCCAAGAAACTGATCGAGGAGCGCCGGGCTGGGGCGCGATGAAGAGGGGGAGACCTGGATGGTCCAAGGAGGTCAGGGTCCTGTCCGGAGGCTGGGACGGTCATGAACTCGTTGATTCCGGGGGGCGTCGAAAGCTGGAGCGGTTCGGCGAGATCCTTGTGGTCCGGAGCGAACCCAAGGCCTGGTGGAATCCGGCTCTGCCCGCAGAGGTCTGGGACCGGGCCGTGGCCGAGCACGACGATAGCGCCTGGCGACTTAAGCCGGGACTGGCCCGGGAATGGGTCCTCGGCTTTCGGTCTCTGCGTCTGGAGGCTCGGTTCACGGAGACGTCCAAGCACGTGGGCGTTTTTCCAGAGCAGTACGGACATTGGACGTGGATCGAGGAGCGGGCCCGCTCCGTTGGGGGATCCCGGGATCTGACGCTTCTCAACCTCTTCGGGTACACCGGGGCGGCCTCTCTGGCGGCGGCTCGGTGCGGGTTTTTGGTCACCCATGTGGACGCCTCCAGGCCCGCCCTGGCCTGGGCCAGGCGAAATCAGGAATTGTCGGGGCTCGTGGAGACACCCATTCGCTGGATTCTGGACGACGCCCTGAAGTTCGCGGCCAGAGAGGTCCGGCGGGGGAGGAAATACGACGCCATCCTTCTCGATCCGCCTTCTTTCGGCCGGGGGCCAAAGAACGAGACCTGGAAGGCGGAGCGGCATCTGACGGAACTTCTGGCGGTCTGTCGCTCGCTGCTCAGTCGGAGACCGGTGCTCTTTCTCCTGACCATGTATAACATCGAGGCCTCGTCCCTCATGCTCGGAAACCTCCTGTGCGACGGACTGGACGGGTTCGGGGGGACCGTGGAGACCGGGGAGCTGGTCCTGCCCCATGCGGGTTCGGACCGGGTTTTGCCCCTGTCCATCTTCGGACGGTGGTCGATTTGAGGGCCAGGGTTCGAAAACGGCGCCAAACACGCGTCGCGAGACCCGCGCCTCTTACCGATGACTTAGCGCCTTTCATCGGTTTTTCCGTGGCGGTTCGCGGGACGCTCTGAAAGAATCAACACCGCGAATTCGACAATGTCCGCCCGAGGACGGGCACAATGACGAGGAGGAACATATGGTTGGAATCTACGTGGGGGCGACGTCCGGCTATTCCGGCAAGAATATGGTGGCCATGGGGTTGGGCCTCAAGCTGCAGAAGGACGGCTTCAACGTCGGCTACATGAAGCCGGTGGGGGCCATGCCCATGGAGAAGAACGGGGTCCTGGGAGACGAGGACGCCTTTTTTGTCCAGGAAGTCCTCGGGCTGAACGAGGATCCGGCCAAAGTCACTCCGGTGGTCGTGGACCAGGACTTCAAGGTCCAGGCCTTTTCCGGCAAGTGCGAGAACCTCGTTCCAAAGATCAAGGCCGCCTACGACGAGTTGAGCAAGGGCAAGGACGTCATGATCGTGGCCGGGTCGGGCAGCATGTTCTCAGGCCGCTACTGCCATGTGGACGGGGTGACCCTAGTCAAGGACCTCAACCTCAAGTGCATGATCATCGACCGCTACCAGAAGGAGCTCAAGTACGACTATCTGACGGTCATCAAGGACCTTCTGGGCGATCAGTTCATCGGGGCCGTGCTGAACGACATCCCGACGAGCTTCAATGACGAGCTGAACACCATGCTCATTCCGTTTCTGGAGAGCAAGGGTATCCACATCCTCGGGGTGTTCCCCAGCGATCCGCTCATGGGAGCCATCAAAATAGCTTCCTTGGCCGAGCGCCTGGGCGGCAAGATCATCACCGCCCATGACAAGGCCGACCGGGTGGTGGAGAATTTCCTCATCGGGACCATGCAGGTCGAAAATTTCATGACCCACTTCCGCAAGACCAAGAATTCGGCCATCATCGTCGGCGGCGACCGGTCCGACGTCCAGCTCGTGGCCTTGGAAGGCAGCACTCAATGTCTGATACTGACCGGCAATCTCTATCCCAACGACATCATCATGACCCGGGCCGAGGTTCTGAACGTGCCCATCGTCGTGGTCCGCGATGACACATACACCGTGGCCCAGAAGATGGAGAGCATCCTTTCTCGGCACAAGCTTCGGGACATGATCAAGATCCAGCACGGGGCCCAGCTGGTCAGCTCGACCCTCGATTTCGAGACCATCAAGAAGTCCCTGGGCCTCAAATAGACCCGGAACCGACTCGACTCCGCAGCGACGCGGTTCAGCAAAAGGCGCCCCATGGCGCCTTTTGCCATTTTCGGGCCCCGGGACTATGAGGGGCGAATGCGCATCGACTACCACAGGGATCTCAATCCCAGACAACTGGAGGCCGTGACCGCCGTCGAGGGGCCGGTCATGGTCATTGCCGGGGCCGGCAGCGGCAAGACCCGGACCATCGTCTATCGGTTGGCCCGTCTGATCGAGTCGGGAGTGGATCCCACGTCCATCCTCCTTTTGACCTTCACCCGCAAGGCGGCGGGCGAGATGCTGGCCAGGGCCGGGCAATTGCTGGACATGGGGCTCGGCGGGGTCTTGGGCGGCACCTTCCACGGCTTCGCCTATTCGGTGCTTCGCCAGCACACGGCCGAGGCCGGTTTTCCCGACGGCTTCACCATCCTTGACCGGAGCGATTCTGAAGACCTGGTGGCCCAGGCCCGGCAGGAACTCGGGGTGGCCAAGGGGGAAAAGACCTTCCCCAAGAAGGGCACGGTCATGCAGCTCGTCAGCAAGGCCCGGAACAAGGAGGTCGAGCTGGAGCGGCTCATCCTGGCCGAGGCCTTTCATCTCCGGGAGTACACCGAGGATCTCGAGCGGATAGCCGAACGCTACGATCGGCTGAAGACCAAGTACGGGGCCATGGACTACGATGACCTCCTGGTCCGGCTGGACGTCCTGCTCAGGGACGCCGAGCGGGTCAGAAA containing:
- a CDS encoding phosphotransacetylase family protein, with translation MVGIYVGATSGYSGKNMVAMGLGLKLQKDGFNVGYMKPVGAMPMEKNGVLGDEDAFFVQEVLGLNEDPAKVTPVVVDQDFKVQAFSGKCENLVPKIKAAYDELSKGKDVMIVAGSGSMFSGRYCHVDGVTLVKDLNLKCMIIDRYQKELKYDYLTVIKDLLGDQFIGAVLNDIPTSFNDELNTMLIPFLESKGIHILGVFPSDPLMGAIKIASLAERLGGKIITAHDKADRVVENFLIGTMQVENFMTHFRKTKNSAIIVGGDRSDVQLVALEGSTQCLILTGNLYPNDIIMTRAEVLNVPIVVVRDDTYTVAQKMESILSRHKLRDMIKIQHGAQLVSSTLDFETIKKSLGLK
- a CDS encoding chemotaxis signal transduction protein CheV: MQQTNILLETGTNELEIVEFYLDEKMPGDETPYRGYYGVNVAKVLEIINKPKRVTEMPERSHPSVLGAFNQRSAIIPLVDLSLWLGKTMHPGPAPKVIVTEFNRVVNAFLVSGVTRIHRMSWESVEPPGQYVSAFSANCITGVVKLENRILFLLDLEKVVAELNPQLALRLDDTLEWGGGDRYTALIVDDSQTVRNMLKDVLEKANFLVRTASDGDDAWKTLASLNEQAQKQGVRLDDLVQIVISDIEMPSVDGFSLTRKIKSSPEFSFLPVILFSSLITDKLRHKGLSVGADDQISKPEVSNLAIKAKKLIEERRAGAR
- a CDS encoding UPF0175 family protein, with amino-acid sequence MLLTIEIPRHLPDVVQCTPEEFSRQAKMAMAVKLYEMGKISSGIAARMLGMERVHFLLQLGEYGVPMIDLSREDLESDLRNA
- a CDS encoding DUF3368 domain-containing protein, whose amino-acid sequence is MPDAHRELVINTTPLIALAVATGGLDVLRICYDRVLVPNEVEQEILASGPHAPGVADFTASPWLERSRMPQEISSYLRNSLDRGEAAVIQAALHHELALVCIDEKMGRRAARLHGLVVTGSAGILVKAKRLGFPLDIPASIARLKRHGIWLGKDVEQFLLREGY
- a CDS encoding glycerol-3-phosphate dehydrogenase/oxidase yields the protein MNREIMIETLKREQGYWDLVVIGGGATGLGVAVDSASRGYSTLLLEQNDFSKGTSSRSTKLVHGGVRYLRQGNVSLVLEALHERGLLLQNAPHLVGNQAFVVPVYDWWDGPFYGVGLKVYDMLAGKLGLGPSRNISREETLGRIPTLRADGLRGGVVYHDGQFDDSRLAVNLAQTAVDHGATVLNYVKVTGLRKSADMVDGVVARDLETGREYGIHARAVVNATGVFTDEILDMDEPGKPKIIRPSQGVHLILGKSFLPGDTAIMIPRVEDGRVLFAVPWHDRVVVGTTDTPMPKVELEPRALEEEVDSILDCASLYLARKPTRTDVLSVFAGLRPLVDPAGERNTASVSRDHLLMVSRSGLVTITGGKWTTYRRMAQETVRSAALVAGLDDRPCRTKELRIHGWLKHVDRSDHLHVHGTDAPKIMALARDNPVLGERLHDRLPYIRAEVVWAARHEMARTVEDVLSRRTRALLLDARAAMDIASEVAAMLATELGRSEAWVRDETDRFLDLARGYVPA
- the ispH gene encoding 4-hydroxy-3-methylbut-2-enyl diphosphate reductase yields the protein MPHDTARTVILAKTAGFCMGVGLALRKLDKAVAESTGRIFTHGPIIHNPQVLARYESLGVRQLASDIQAGAGDTVVVRAHGIPLAEQKALEALGVRVVDATCPKVKKAQVLIAEQAAQGRTLLLFGEPEHPEVKGLVSYARGQSMIFDSVDGLREALAGRISGQCFFLAAQTTQARDMFGRVREVVLDLCGEETPILDTICDATKERQEEVVEIAAQVEAMVVVGGKNSGNTRRLAAVARESGVFCVHVETAGELAGALNPEYRVVGLAAGASTPGDIIEEVRQALLAS
- a CDS encoding tRNA-dihydrouridine synthase family protein — protein: MRTTDISPAAELLPFGPHLPWLAPLAGYSDLPFRLLCRELGCAAACTEMVSAKGLVYGSSGTSSLTATCPEDRPLVVQLFGSEPEFLARATGILRDQGHTFFDLNAGCPVRKVVSSGSGAALMADPAKTVALVRAMVAEAGPGRVGVKIRLGWEMKRPTYVELGPALEEAGAAWITLHPRYGRQGFSGRADWVCVARLVDVVSIPVLASGDLFTAKDALACLDQSRATGVMFARGALTDPAIFRRFATVMECGSEDADIPGPAWMVSRLAELSRRFGGEERALLRMRTLAPRMVKGLPGAKLFRRDLTSCDSWESVQNILERIEAARAEEISSYAP
- a CDS encoding class I SAM-dependent rRNA methyltransferase yields the protein MKRGRPGWSKEVRVLSGGWDGHELVDSGGRRKLERFGEILVVRSEPKAWWNPALPAEVWDRAVAEHDDSAWRLKPGLAREWVLGFRSLRLEARFTETSKHVGVFPEQYGHWTWIEERARSVGGSRDLTLLNLFGYTGAASLAAARCGFLVTHVDASRPALAWARRNQELSGLVETPIRWILDDALKFAAREVRRGRKYDAILLDPPSFGRGPKNETWKAERHLTELLAVCRSLLSRRPVLFLLTMYNIEASSLMLGNLLCDGLDGFGGTVETGELVLPHAGSDRVLPLSIFGRWSI